A genomic segment from Truepera sp. encodes:
- a CDS encoding cation transporter, with protein sequence MRPLDGETRAREKTLRAAVLLSVWAPFATFVALLLGRSTTQAADFVRRTVEFGAVLGSWLAFRRVQRVSDAERRQIERSVRVVVGVALLLSALAILVLAVVKWLKPTPTGNVVLGFVIAALGAGVNAWFWARYERFERQERSPIVTAQARLYRAKTFVDVAVLVALGSLWIFGDNTVGHVIDLAGSVVVALYLAWSSYGQLTHADATPVLRDHGASE encoded by the coding sequence TTGAGACCGCTGGACGGCGAGACGCGCGCGCGCGAGAAGACGCTGCGGGCTGCCGTTCTTCTAAGCGTTTGGGCGCCGTTCGCGACCTTCGTGGCGCTGTTGCTCGGGCGCTCCACGACCCAGGCTGCCGACTTCGTGCGACGCACTGTCGAGTTCGGCGCCGTACTCGGCTCATGGTTGGCCTTCCGGCGCGTACAGCGCGTTTCTGACGCCGAACGCAGGCAGATCGAGAGGTCTGTGAGAGTGGTCGTGGGCGTTGCCTTGCTGTTATCGGCACTGGCTATCTTGGTGCTGGCCGTCGTCAAGTGGCTCAAGCCCACTCCGACCGGCAACGTCGTCCTCGGCTTCGTGATCGCTGCGCTGGGGGCCGGGGTCAACGCCTGGTTCTGGGCACGCTACGAGCGCTTCGAGCGCCAGGAGCGCTCGCCCATCGTTACCGCGCAGGCGCGGCTGTACCGCGCCAAGACCTTCGTCGACGTGGCCGTGCTGGTGGCGTTGGGCTCATTGTGGATCTTCGGCGACAACACCGTCGGGCACGTGATCGACCTGGCCGGCTCCGTGGTCGTGGCCCTGTACCTGGCCTGGAGCTCCTACGGGCAGCTGACCCATGCCGACGCCACCCCCGTGTTGCGCGATCATGGGGCTTCGGAGTGA
- a CDS encoding ABC transporter ATP-binding protein: protein MPAVEGAAHVELTGLYKAFGATTAVADFSLSVPRGSFTTLLGPSGCGKTTVLRIVAGFVEPDAGSVVIAGVDQVGRPPNLRGVGLVFQDYALFPHMNVRANVGYGLRMRRMGKAERVERVQRALELLGLDALGRRFPHELSGGQQQRVALGRVIVLEPEVLLMDEPLSNLDAKLRLRLRAELKELQRQLGITTIYVTHDQEEALSLSDQVVVMDHGRGQQVGAPEVVYQRPTNRFVAEFVGQANLLPVQAVSTTTNGSVTATAVGQPLVVCLPDERQPAAGSAGLAMVRPEHVLVGPADTFAAPGAWQVEAEVVSSGFYGAFQRYWLALEGVPEPWLVDLPLDLAEYVASGSTAPTWQPGATVAVGLRPGGACWLW from the coding sequence GTGCCGGCGGTTGAGGGAGCCGCCCACGTCGAGCTGACCGGGCTGTACAAGGCATTCGGCGCCACCACCGCGGTGGCCGACTTCTCGCTGAGCGTGCCGCGCGGCAGCTTCACCACTTTGCTTGGCCCTAGCGGGTGCGGCAAGACGACGGTGCTGCGCATCGTGGCCGGGTTCGTGGAGCCGGACGCGGGCAGCGTCGTCATAGCCGGCGTCGACCAGGTGGGACGGCCGCCCAACCTGCGCGGCGTTGGCCTGGTGTTCCAGGACTACGCCCTCTTCCCTCACATGAACGTGCGGGCCAACGTGGGCTACGGGCTGCGCATGCGGCGCATGGGGAAGGCCGAGAGGGTCGAGCGCGTGCAGCGAGCGCTGGAACTACTGGGCCTCGACGCCCTCGGCCGGCGCTTCCCGCACGAGTTGTCGGGCGGCCAACAGCAGCGCGTGGCGCTGGGGCGGGTCATAGTGCTGGAGCCCGAGGTGCTGCTCATGGACGAGCCCCTCTCCAACCTCGACGCGAAGCTCCGGCTGCGGCTGCGCGCCGAACTCAAGGAGTTGCAACGGCAACTCGGCATAACGACCATCTACGTCACCCACGATCAGGAGGAGGCGCTGTCGTTGTCGGACCAGGTGGTCGTCATGGACCATGGCCGCGGCCAACAGGTCGGCGCGCCGGAGGTCGTGTATCAGCGGCCCACCAACCGCTTCGTGGCGGAGTTCGTGGGGCAGGCAAACCTCTTGCCGGTCCAGGCCGTGAGCACCACCACGAACGGTTCCGTTACCGCGACGGCGGTGGGGCAGCCGCTGGTAGTGTGTCTGCCCGACGAGCGCCAACCCGCTGCCGGCAGCGCCGGCCTCGCCATGGTCCGCCCCGAACACGTACTCGTGGGCCCCGCGGACACCTTCGCCGCGCCGGGAGCCTGGCAAGTGGAGGCGGAAGTAGTCTCGAGCGGCTTCTACGGCGCATTCCAGCGGTACTGGTTGGCGCTCGAGGGCGTGCCCGAACCGTGGTTGGTGGACCTGCCGCTCGACCTGGCCGAGTACGTGGCGAGCGGGAGTACGGCCCCCACCTGGCAGCCGGGCGCCACCGTGGCAGTCGGCCTGCGGCCGGGCGGCGCCTGCTGGCTCTGGTGA